A single genomic interval of Lucilia cuprina isolate Lc7/37 chromosome 2, ASM2204524v1, whole genome shotgun sequence harbors:
- the LOC111689573 gene encoding uncharacterized protein LOC111689573: protein MFFLLLFVCNKKQYIFLLMSSKDLCRTTDDKLLLAVGKYIDRNPTLRTAGKLLECTETVGDALKIYSPQEAAFNIMTMKCKKQLQAEKANASQGHSPFLPNESLKDLLSPELKKSRFVAFKEKFSEDMFFKKPELGQVFPLQSKPSEYTNENFTYGLKNMESERLYELVCPNKTPQQVKREFLQWHDKYLISHKHYLPAERVKRNYNEHFNPEAVYGICHNVDKTGQKVKNCLQQCERMVLINKVQKQFLDRTNGTLGEKIDRYNLNLDPQQTFGVQTNHYNYDVRALIENVEPSAKNMKIIEAISYVHKLRRFLFNHSNFHMYDLKTLLNKYDEKDSGFITFDSIMKTLKTININANKEKLRLAIEYFEMLKDDNENTVLLVNWKEFLKMLHNQYPLPRKAITNEKVLCQDNKQTTYRILCSDRQKTLDTHDLLPKQSIEYHTTVSDLICPDIPMLYGLVPSDFEVLRSKDELKRIFKRLLPLNFDHVWQFAWSKKCAEATCKMSVNEFRAVIQEYNNENLKCS from the exons atgttttttcttcttttgttcgtttgcaacaaaaaacaat atatttttttgctaATGAGTAGCAAAGACCTCTGCCGAACTACTGACGACAAGCTGCTTTTAGCCGTCG GCAAATATATAGATCGTAATCCCACTCTGCGAACAGCTGGAAAACTTCTAGAATGTACGGAAACAGTGGGAGATGCCCTTAAAATATATTCACCCCAAGAGGCAGCCTTTAATATCATGACTATGAAATGCAAAAAACAACTCCAAGCTGAGAAGGCAAATGCCAGTCAAGGACATTCGCCATTTTTACCCAACGAAAGTTTAAAGGATCTTTTAAGTCCCGAATTAAAGAAAAGTCGTTTTGTGgcttttaaagagaaattttccgaggatatgtttttcaaaaaacccGAATTAGGACAAGTTTTCCCATTGCAATCGAAACCAAGTGAATAtactaatgaaaattttacctATGGCTTAAAAAATATGGAATCAGAAAGACTCTATGAGCTTGTGTGTCCCAATAAAACACCGCAACaggttaaaagagaatttttacaATGGCATGATAAATATTTGATATCGCATAAACACTATTTGCCAGCGGAGAGAGTTAAGAGAAA cTACAATGAACATTTCAATCCTGAGGCTGTATATGGCATCTGTCATAATGTAGATAAAACAGGTCAAAAggttaaaaattgtttgcagCAATGTGAACGCATGGTGCTCATAAATAAGGTTCAGAAACAATTTCTAGATCGTACCAATGGAACGCTAGGAGAAAAAATTGATCG TTATAATTTAAATCTGGATCCGCAACAAACATTTGGCGTACAAACAAATCATTATAATTATGATGTTCGTGCCCTAATTGAAAATGTTGAGCCGAgtgcaaaaaatatgaaaataattgaaGCCATTTCTTATGTCCACAAATTGCGACGTTTTCTCTTTAATCATAGCAATTTTCACATGTACGATTTGAAAACGCTGCTTAATAAATACGATGAAAAGGACAGCGGTTTTATAACATTTGATTCgataatgaaaactttaaaaactataaatattaatgccaataaagaaaaacttcgttTGGCCATTGAATATTTCGAAATGCTTAAAGACGATAATGAAAACACGGTGTTGTTGGTTAATTggaaagaatttttgaaaatgttgcataATCAATATCCTTTGCCGCGTAAAGCTATTACAAATGAGAAGGTTCTATGTCAGGATAATAAACAAACTACATATCGTATATTGTGTTCAGATCGACAAAAAACTTTAGATACACATGATCTTTTACCTAAACAAAGTATTGAGTATCACACTACAGTTAGTGATCTAATATGTCCTGATATACCTATGTTATATGGTTTGGTGCCAAGTGATTTCGAAGTCTTACGCTCAAAAGATGAATTGAAACGAATTTTTAAACGTCTTTTACCTTTAAACTTTGATCATGTTTGGCAGTTTGCTTGGTCTAAAAAGTGTGCTGAGGCCACTTGTAAAATGTCGGTAAATGAGTTTAGAGCCGTTATACAGgaatataataatgaaaatttaaaatgttcataa
- the LOC111678719 gene encoding ras-related protein Rab-5B has protein sequence MATTPRSGGSAGGTAQRPNGTSQNKSCQFKLVLLGESAVGKSSLVLRFVKGQFHEYQESTIGAAFLTQTICIEDTVVKFEIWDTAGQERYHSLAPMYYRGAQAAIVVYDIQNQDSFQRAKTWVKELHKQASPNIVIALAGNKADLSNIRVVEYEEAKQYAEENGLLFMETSAKTGMNVNDIFLAIAKKLPKNDGANNQGAGAGRRLNENENNRQTNNCCK, from the exons ATGGCAACAACACCACGTTCTGGTGGATCAGCAGGTGGTACAGCTCAACGTCCCAATGGTACATCGCAAAATAAAAGTTGCCAATTCAAATTGGTTTTATTGGGTGAATCGGCTGTGGGTAAATCATCGTTGGTCCTACGTTTCGTAAAGGGACAATTTCATGAATATCAAGAGAGTACGATAGGAGCTGCATTCCTAACACAAACCATATGTATAGAAGACACAGtggttaaatttgaaatatggGATACTGCAGGACAAGAAAG atacCACAGCTTAGCTCCCATGTATTATAGAGGTGCGCAGGCCGCTATTGTTGTTTATGATATACAAAATCAAGACAGTTTTCAACGTGCAAAAACCTGGGTTAAGGAACTACATAAACAA GCCTCACCTAATATTGTTATTGCCTTGGCTGGTAATAAAGCGGATTTATCAAATATTCGTGTTGTAGAATATGAAGAAGCTAAACAATATGCCGAAGAAAATGGTTTGTTATTTATGGAAACATCAGCAAAAACTGGCATGAACGTAAACGATATTTTCTTAGCTATTG CTAAGAAATTACCTAAAAACGATGGAGCCAATAATCAAGGTGCTGGTGCTGGTAGAAGactaaatgaaaatgaaaataaccgACAGACGAACAATTGCTGCAAGTGA